GGCCTGGAAGATCTGATCGGCCCGGATCGGGCCGAACTGGCTGATGGCGCCATCCACCGGACAGATCAGCGGCGCATCGGCCAGCGGCCGGGCATCCGGCTTGAGCGCCCGGGTGAAGAAGTCGTTGAACGTGGGATAGGCCGCGGGATCGGGCTCCACCGCCTCGGCCATGTTCACGCCGTAGCGCTCGATGAACCGACGGATGGTCCAGGTCGTGAAACCGCCGAGTTCCGCGCTGGAGAGCCGGCCGGCCAAGCGGGTCAGCAGCCGCTTGGGCAGCAGGTATTGCGGGAGAACGGCAAGGCGATCGGACACGGCGGCGTGGTGGGAACCAAAGGGAGCGGATTCTAGGCGGGCAACCGCCATGCCCAATCCGGGTTCGCCCGCCCGTGCGCTGCTGCGCCTCCGTCCATCCTGCGGCGATGCCGCAGCCGGCCATCGCCCGCTACCATGGCGCCTTGCGCCGCACCCGCCGGGTCCGCCGCGCCCGCCGTGGAGAACCCGCGGTCGGGGGCGGGCGCCGGGCTGCGGTGTCTGCTCGCCCCGTTTCCCACCGTCCAGAGAGGCCGCCCGGCCGCATCGCCCATGGAAATCTACCTCGACGCCAATGCCACCACCCCGGTGCTGGCCCAGGCCCGCGCCGCCGCGCTGGCCGTCATGGACCAGGACTTCGGCAATCCCAGCAGCATCCACAGCACGGGATTGAAGGCGCGGGCGTTGATGGATGCCGTACGCGCACGGGCCCGTCGCGTGCTGGGCCTGAACACTGGGGAGCTGCTGTTCCTCAGCGGCGCGACCGAAGGCATCCAAACGGCGGTGCTGTCCGCACTGGGCGCACTGCGGGAGCGACGTGCGAGCTCGGAGGGCGCCACGGCGGACATCCGCTGGCTGCTCTACGGCGCCACCGAACACAAGGCGGTGCCCGAGGCGCTGCGCCACTGGAACCGCCTGCTGGGCCTGGACCTGGAGGTCAAGGCCATCCCGGTCGGCGAGGATGGCCGGCACGACCTCGACTGGCTGCGCGCTCACGCCGCCCAGGCCGGCATGATCTGCACGATGGCGGCGAACAACGAGACCGGCGTCATCAGCGACCTGGAGGGCATTGCCGCAGTGATCGCCGACATCGGCGCGCCCTCGGACCGCACGGCACACCGCCCATTCTGGATGGTCGACGGGGTCCAGGCCCTGGGCAAACTGCCGCTGCAACTGGAGGCACGGGGCATCGACTATGCGCCGTTCTCCGGTCACAAACTCTATGCGCCCAAGGGCATCGGCCTGCTGTATGTGCGTGCCGGCGCGCCCTTCACACCGCTGCTGGCCGGCGGGGGACAGGAGAGCGCGCTGCGCTCGGGCACCGAAAACATGTCGGGCATTGCCGCGCTGGGCGCGGTGCTGGCGGCACTCGAAGAAGGCCGTGACTTCCGCGACGGCGCCACGCTGCTGGCCTACCGCGACCGGCTCACCCTGGCCCTGCGCGAGGCCTTCCCCGACCTGCGCTTCAATGCGCCGCCGGCGCTGTGCCTGCCGACCACGCTGAATTTCTCGGTCCCGGGCCTGAGCTCCAAGCTGCTGCTGGACCTGTTCGACGCGGCCGACGTCCGGGTGAGCGGCGGCTCCGCCTGCAGCGCGGCCAAGGCCCAACCCAGCTATGTGCTGGAGGCGATGGGGCTGCCCGCTTCGCAGACGGCCTCCGCGGTGCGCCTGTCCTTCGGCCCGGCCGCGGACGACGCCTTCATTCGCGAGGCCTGTGCCCGGATCCGCGCCTGCGGTGAGGCCTTGCGGGAAAACTGCCTGAGCCCCACGGGCAACCAGCCCTTGCCCGCCGACGGCGTGACCCGATTCGTCGTCGATGGGGCCTGCTGCTGGCTGATCGCCGATGCCGCCAGCAGACGCTGCGTCGTCATCGATCCGCTGCCGGAGTTGAACGACCGGCTGTCGCAATGGCTGCGCTGTCAGGGTTATGCGTTGGCCGCCGTGCTGGACACCCACAGCCATGGCGACCATGCCTCATCGGCGGCCACGCTGCGCGCGGCGGTACCAGAGCTGCTCACGCCCGGCGAGGTGGATGGCCTGGGCTGGCCGCTGGCTGACGGCCGCCACGAGCGGCTCACGGCCCTGGTCCTGGGCGATCGGCGCCTCACCCGCCTGCCGATCCCGGGTCACACCGAGGATTCAACCGCCTACCTGCTGCACGAGTCGCAGGGCCTGACCACCGCCTTCGTCGGCGACATGGTGATGCCCGGTGCGCTGGGCCGCAGCGACTTCGACCAGAGCGCCCCACTGGCGTACCGCGACTCGCTGCGCCAGCTGGCGGAGGTGGTCGGCCCGCATTGCGTCCTGGCGCCGGCCCATGACTATGACAACCGTTTCGCCAGCACCCTGAGCGCGGAATCCGCGCTCCAGCCCCTGCTGGCCCATGCCCTGCGCGGCACGCTGGATGCGCAGGCCTTCGCCGCCGCCAAGGCCGGGCTGGAGCGCCACCTCGCGCTGACCGAGTACCAGACCATGGCCTGCGGCGCCCGCGTCGACAGCCGCCGTTTCGAGGTCGACACCGAGGTCGACATCGCGGCCTTGCGCGATCTGCTGGAGCGCCATCCCCAGGCCCGGCTGATCGATGTGCGCGAGCCCTACGAACAGCGCCTGAGCCTGCTGCCCGACCTGCCGGAACGCGGCGCGGGCCATCGGCTGCAGGCCACGCCGCTGTCGCGGCTGGTGGACGCCTTGCCCGAATGGCTGTCCCTGCCGGCGGACCAGCCCCTGGTGTTCTTCTGCCGCAGCGGCAACCGCAGTGCGCAGGCGGCGCTGGCGCTGCGCCGTCTCGGCCATGAGGCGGCCTTCACCCTGGCCGGCGGCCTGGCGCTGTGGCCGAAGGAGTCGGCCCTCGATTCCGCCCTTTACGTGTGACCTGTCACGGCCGCGGGTCGCGCGCGGCCCCGGCAATCTTCGAGAAGTACCCGGCGTGACGCGCCTGTCCCCCATGTCCGATCCCATCGCACCCACCGCCCCGACAGATGCCGCCTCAGGGCCGGCGCATGAGCACAGCTCGTTCTACAAGTTTGTCGCGCTGCGCGAGACCCGGGCGCTCGCGCAGCGGCTGCGCGATGTCTACGAGGCGCTCGGGCGCTTGGTGGGGGGCAATGTGCTGCTGGCGCCGGAGGGGGTGACCGGTGCGATTGGCGGGCCGCCGCAGGCGCTGGCGGCCTTTGAAGCCGCGCTGCGTGCCGAACCCGAGTTTGCGGACCTGCATTTCAAGCGCAGCTTCTGCGCGACGCGACCCTTCACCTTGCTGAAGGTACACGAGAAGCCGGAGCTGGTGGCCTTCGGGCTGCCGGACGTCACCGGCCTGGCCGATGCCCGGGACACCCATGTCTCGCCGCGCGAATGGCGCGAGCTGATCCGGCGTGACGATGTGGTGGTGCTGGACAACCGCAACCACTTCGAATTCGAGCTGGGCCATTTCGAGGGCGCGATCGATCCCGACGTGCGTCACTTCCGGGATTTTCCGGCCTATGTGGCGGCCCATGCGGACGGCTGGAAGCGTGAAGGCAAGACGGTGGCGATGTACTGCACCGGCGGCATCCGCTGCGAAAAGCTGTCGGGCTGGATGATCGACCAGGGCCTGGCGGTACGTCAGCTCGATGGCGGCATCCTCAACTACTTCGAGCAGATGCCCGATGCCGATGCGGACTGGCGGGGCGAGTGCTTTGTCTTCGACAAGCGGATCGCGATCGACACGCGACGTCAGGAAACCGCCACCACGGCGGAACAGGTGTATGGCGACGACCCGGCCGAAGCCTGGCGGCTGGCGCGGGCGAAGCGGCTGGATCCGAAGGGCTGAGTTCGACGTCCGACGCGGGGTCCGGGCGGAGGATCAACCGCCGAAAACTTTCTTCCGCCGCCGGATCAAAGACCCCCTGGCGTCCGATGCCTCGGCCCAGGCAAGATGCGTCTGCATGGCCCGCGCGGGCACCGGACCATCGCACCAGCCGTGATAATCCCGGCACGCCCACCGACTTCTCTCCTGGTTCGCCTTTGGCGCCACGTCATGTCCAACCTCATCGTCCACGGCGGCTCCCCCCTGAAGGGCCGCATCGTTCCCTCGGCCAACAAGAACGCCGTCCTGCCCATCCTGTGCGCCACGCTGCTCACCCGTGAGCCGGTGCGATTGCATGGCGTGCCCGAGATCACCGATGTGAAGAAGATCCTCGAGGTCTTCCGCAACCTGGGCAGCAGCGTGTCGGTGGACTTCAAGACCGGCATCCTCGACCTGCATCACCTGGACACCCATTTCGATCCGGCCAAGGACCACCTGCCCGAAGAAATGCGCAGCTCCATCATGCTGGTGCCCGGCCTGATGGCGCGCTTCGGCGCCGCCCGCATCGAGGACGACGTCAAGGGCTGCACCCTCGGCGCGCGCGAGATCGATCCGCATGTGGAGGTGTTCGAACGCTTCGGCGCCAGCGTCGACCGCGCCAGCGACGGCCTGCTGCTGAAGGTGGACGGCCAGCTCAAGGCCAATGACCACTGGACCGATTACGCCTCGGTCACCACCACCGAGAACTTCGTGCTGTGCGCCGCGTTGGCCCACGGCACCTCCACCCTGATGAATGCCGCCAGCGAGCCGCATGTGCAGGAGTTCTGCCAGTTCATGCAGATGCTGGGCGCCCGGCTCGAAGGCCTGGGCACCTCCCGGCTGACCATCCACGGCGTCAAGTCCCTGGGCGGCGGCGAGTTCACCTTCGCCGAAGACTTCCACGAGATCGTCACCTTCCTGGCCCTGGGCGCCATCACCGGCGGCGATGTGCGGGTCAAGAATTCGCATCCGGAGCAGTTCCCGCTGATCGATCGCACCTTCGCCAAATTCGGCGTGCAGATCATTCATGAGGACGGATGGTCCCGCTCGGTGGTCGACGGCAAGCTCAAGGTGAAGGAACCCTTCACCCGCAATATCCTGCAGAAGGTGGAAGCCGCGCCGTGGCCTTATCTGCCGGTAGACCTGCTGCCGATCTTCGTCGCGCTCGGCGTCAAGGCCGAGGGCAGCGTGATGTTCTGGAACAAGGTCTATGACGGCGCGATGGGCTGGACCACCGAACTCTCGAAGTTTGGCGCCCATGCCTTCTTGTCCGACCCGCACCGGATGGTCACCTTCGGCGGCAAGACGCTGAGCCCGGCCGAGGTCGAGAGCCCCTACATCATCCGGGTGGCCATCGCCCTGCTGATGGTGGCGGCCAGCATTCCCGGCAAGTCGACGATCCGCAATGCGACCCCGGTCCGCCGTGCGCATCCGCAGTTCGCAGAAAACATCACCCGGCTGGGTGCCAAGGTGGAATGGGTCGAGGGCGACTGACCCGGTCCCTGCGTCGAGCGATCGGCTCGGCACGGGCCCTTGCGCTGAACACACGATCAGGCGCCGCCATCACCGCGGCGCTGCTGGTGGCGCTCGTCCCGACGCAGGTGCGCGCCACCGTCGCCCAGCCACCGTCGATGCCCGCCACCATCCGTTGGCTGGTGCAGGACCTGCCCCCCCATTTCAGCTTTCGGGACGGTCGGGCGCCGCAGCGTCCGGATGAGCTGGGACAGGGCGAGGTGGACGGCTTCCTGCGGGTGCTGATCGCCCGCATGCCACAGTTCCGCCACGAGCTGGTCGAGCTGAGCCTGCCGCGCTTCCAAGCCCAGGTGCGCCAGGGCGAAACGCTGTGCACCGTGCTGCATGTGCGCACGCCCGAGCGCCTCCAGTGGCTGTACTTCACCCCGCTGCATCCGCCGATGATGTCGCGCCAGATTCATGTGATCGTGCGGCGGGACGATCTCGCCCGCTTCGAAGCCGGCGGGCAGCCGCTGAAGCTGGCCGATTTGATGCAGCGCCGCGAACTGGTCGGCCTGCTTCCGCGCAACCGCAGCTACGGCCCGCGCATCGACCAATTGCTGGCTTCACGGCCTGACACGGCGCCGCGTGCGGTCGTGGCGGGGCGGGGTGCGAATCTGCTGGCCATGCTCAAGGCCGGCCGCATGGACTACACCTTGGACTATCCGGCATCGGTCGATGAGTTCATGACGCAGCATCCCGGCCCGCCCGAGCTGGCCAAGCTGCCGCTGGCCGAGGGTCGCAGCACGATGGTGGCGGTCAGTGCCTGCAGCCGCACGCCCGACGGTCGACGTGCCATCGAAGCGATTGACCGCACGGTGCGCGAGATGGCGGCGGATCCTCAGCGCGAGCAATGGATCCGGTCGTGGCGTGGCGGTGCGACGCTGGACGCGGACGACCATCAGCGCCTGCGCCGCTACCTGGACGAGCGCGGGCGCGGGCCGGCGCAGATCGACTGAACGGCGGCCATGGCACGTCCGCCCAAACTGGCCTTGCCCTTGCGTGAGGGCGTGGCTGCCAGCGCCTTGGCCTGCCCGCCGGGCCCGTGGCCGCTGGTGCTGGACTACCTCGCCGAGCGTCTGCCGCTGGTCACCCGCGCGGACTGGGCCGAGCGGCTGCGACGCGGTGACGTCCTGGACGACCAAGGCCACGCGCTGGCCCCCGAAGCGCTCTACCAGCCTCATCGTCGCCTCTACTACTGGCGCTGGCTGGCCGACGAGCCGGAGATTCCTTTTGAAGCGCAGATCCTGCACCTGGACGAGCACCTGCTGGTGGCCGACAAGCCGCATTTCCTGCCGGTCACGCCCAAGGGCCGCTATGTGCGCGAAACGCTGCTCACCCGCCTGCGCCGAGCAACCGGCCTGGCCGACCTGAGTCCGATCCATCGTCTGGATCGGGAAACGGCGGGACTGACGTTGTTCTCGGTGCAGCCGGGCAGCCGGGACGCCTACCAACGCCTGTTCCGCGATCGCGCGGTGGAGAAGGTCTATGAGGCGGTGGCCGGTTGGCGCGAGGACCTGTCGCTGCCCCTGTCCCTCGCCACGCGGCTGGAAGAGCATCCGGTGGACTTCATGCAGATGCGCACCGTCGATGGCGAACCCAATGCCTTCACCCACATCGCCCTGATCGAACGGCTGGGGCCGACGCTCGCGCGCTACGAGCTGCGTCCGCACAGCGGCGTCAAACACCAGTTGCGGGCGCAGATGGACAGCCTGGGTCTGCCGCTGCGGGGCGACCGCATCTATCCCGTGCTTCAACCGGTGGAAGAGACCCCGGACTTCAGTCGCCCGCTCCAGTTGCTGGCGCGGGAGATCGGGTTTGTGGATCCGCTGAGCGGCGCGACGCGCCGCTTCCGCACCGGGCTGCGTCTGGCGGACATCGCCTGACCCCTGCGCGGGCAGCAAGTGCCGAGCAGTGAAGCGCGGAATCGAGCAGCGTGATCCATCACCCCCTGTCCGTTGTGCTGCGCCTTGAGAACGCTGCAACCCGCATGATCGGGGGCAACCCCGTTCTTGGCAGGCGGGATCCCCCGCATCAGAAGCCCCATTGCAGCTGGGCGCTCAGCATGTCGCCGCGTCGACGGTAGGTGTTGCCCCAGAGCCAGGCCGCCTGGAGTTCGAGGCCGGGCACCAGGGTCGCGCGCCAGGTGGGGCCGGCACGCCACGATTTCGGCTCGGCGAAACCTTGCAGGCCGGCCCGCCAGCCGGTCGACCATCGATGCAGGGCCTGCCATTGCAGCTTGGTCTGGTTCTGACGACGCGCGGCCGCGTCATGCGCCCAGAAGAGATTCAGGTTGAACTGCGTCAGGCCCCATTCCGCCTGGAACAGCGGCCCGACCTCGACCGCATTCCCCCTGTCACGGTTGCGGATGAGCTGCAGATGCAGGCCGAGGTCGTACGGCCGGTCGCCCTGCGTCAGCAGATATTGGTGCGTCCAGTTGATCGACGACAGGGACTGCGACTGCAGCGTGGGGCCGATCCAGCTCAACAGCAGTTCACTGCTCCAGCGGTCGGTGAAGCCGTGACGCAGGCCCACCTCCGGCCACAGGATGGCCGCCTGATCAGGCGGCTGCACGCTCCAGTACCGAAGATCCAGCGTGGTCTGGCCGGGTTCACTGTAGGGGCGTACCAGGTAGTAGCCGGGGTCTGCCTGCGCGCCGGTGGCCAGCGCCAGGCCCAGCGCGGCGGCGGTGACGCTCCTCGGCGCGCGACCGCCACGGCCGCGAGGGCCGCGAGGGCCGCGACTAAGCGTCCCATCAGCCAGCGGGCGCTCGCCGTCATCGATCGTCCCCGGTCGCTTCGGCGAGGCCGGTGCCGCGCTGCTTGTCGTCATCGATTCATCTTCCTGAATATCTCCCGAACGGCGGAGGCGTGGATCACCTGGGCGGCGGGGAACTTCGTGTCATGGCGCTGATTTTGGGGGCGTGGTCCCTGGCGTTTCCCCGAGGAAACCATCCCCACGTGACATGCACAATGATTTCGAGGTCCTCGTTCCCTGCTGCTGCAACTGAACCCGCACCTACCCATGACCTTCAAGGCCATCAGTATTTCGGTCGGGGCGCGCACGATGGTGGCGCTGTTCGCGCTTGGTCTGCTGCTGATCGTGATGTCCAGCGGCTGGCAGCTGCGTGAGGAGACTCAGCGGCGGGCCGCACAGCTCGATCAGGAGTTGCGGGCCATCCCGGCGCTGTATGGCGGGCCGCTGACCCTGAGCATCGAGCAAAGGCCCGATGAGGTCCTTGGGCTGCTGCATCAGATCCTGCAACGTCACGGCCTGCAAAGCGTGGAGCTGCTGACCCAGACCGGCGAGCAATACCGCGCCCAGAGCGACACCGCGGATGGGGAGCCCGGCCCGCGCACCGAATTCACCCTGGGCCAGGCCGGCGCATTGCGGATCCAGGCCCCGGTGGCCTCCATGGGCAACACGCTGCGCCACGATCCGCTGCTGCGCAGCACCTTGATCCACCTGCTGCTGGTGATCGCCCTGGCCTTGATCGGGGCAGCGATGCTGGATCGGTGGCTGCTTCGTCGCCTGCGGCGGCTGTCGGAGGAAGCCAGCCGCTTTGATCCGACGCTGCCGCCGCAGTCGCTCTCTTGGTTGGAGCCGGACGATCACCCACCCACCGAGCTGCTGCGACTGGAACAGGCCTTCGCCCACGTCCACACCTCCTTGGGCGACGAGCTGCAGCGGGAACAGTCCCGGGGTCGGCAGTTGCGCGACGAAGTGGAGCGCCAGCACCAACGTCTGGAACAGGCCGAGCGCTCACTGGATGCCAAGCGGCGGGAACTGGCGCAGTTGGAACGCCATGACGCATTGACCGGCGCCAGCAACCGGCGGGAATTCGAGATCGCCCTGCGGCGCGAGTTCAAGCGGGCTCAGCGTGACCAGGGTCGCCTGGCCTTGGCGGTGTTGGATGTGGACGACCTCAAACCCTACAACCAGCACCACGGCCGACCGGCGGGCGACGAGGTGCTGAAGGCGCTGGCGCGGGTGCTGCGCGAGCAGTTCCAGCGCGACACCGACCTGGTGGCTCGCCTGGGCGGCGAGGAGTTCGTCGTGCTGCTGCCGGGCCTGGACCTC
The Roseateles amylovorans genome window above contains:
- a CDS encoding aminotransferase class V-fold PLP-dependent enzyme, with the protein product MEIYLDANATTPVLAQARAAALAVMDQDFGNPSSIHSTGLKARALMDAVRARARRVLGLNTGELLFLSGATEGIQTAVLSALGALRERRASSEGATADIRWLLYGATEHKAVPEALRHWNRLLGLDLEVKAIPVGEDGRHDLDWLRAHAAQAGMICTMAANNETGVISDLEGIAAVIADIGAPSDRTAHRPFWMVDGVQALGKLPLQLEARGIDYAPFSGHKLYAPKGIGLLYVRAGAPFTPLLAGGGQESALRSGTENMSGIAALGAVLAALEEGRDFRDGATLLAYRDRLTLALREAFPDLRFNAPPALCLPTTLNFSVPGLSSKLLLDLFDAADVRVSGGSACSAAKAQPSYVLEAMGLPASQTASAVRLSFGPAADDAFIREACARIRACGEALRENCLSPTGNQPLPADGVTRFVVDGACCWLIADAASRRCVVIDPLPELNDRLSQWLRCQGYALAAVLDTHSHGDHASSAATLRAAVPELLTPGEVDGLGWPLADGRHERLTALVLGDRRLTRLPIPGHTEDSTAYLLHESQGLTTAFVGDMVMPGALGRSDFDQSAPLAYRDSLRQLAEVVGPHCVLAPAHDYDNRFASTLSAESALQPLLAHALRGTLDAQAFAAAKAGLERHLALTEYQTMACGARVDSRRFEVDTEVDIAALRDLLERHPQARLIDVREPYEQRLSLLPDLPERGAGHRLQATPLSRLVDALPEWLSLPADQPLVFFCRSGNRSAQAALALRRLGHEAAFTLAGGLALWPKESALDSALYV
- a CDS encoding rhodanese-related sulfurtransferase; translation: MSDPIAPTAPTDAASGPAHEHSSFYKFVALRETRALAQRLRDVYEALGRLVGGNVLLAPEGVTGAIGGPPQALAAFEAALRAEPEFADLHFKRSFCATRPFTLLKVHEKPELVAFGLPDVTGLADARDTHVSPREWRELIRRDDVVVLDNRNHFEFELGHFEGAIDPDVRHFRDFPAYVAAHADGWKREGKTVAMYCTGGIRCEKLSGWMIDQGLAVRQLDGGILNYFEQMPDADADWRGECFVFDKRIAIDTRRQETATTAEQVYGDDPAEAWRLARAKRLDPKG
- a CDS encoding UDP-N-acetylglucosamine 1-carboxyvinyltransferase, which translates into the protein MSNLIVHGGSPLKGRIVPSANKNAVLPILCATLLTREPVRLHGVPEITDVKKILEVFRNLGSSVSVDFKTGILDLHHLDTHFDPAKDHLPEEMRSSIMLVPGLMARFGAARIEDDVKGCTLGAREIDPHVEVFERFGASVDRASDGLLLKVDGQLKANDHWTDYASVTTTENFVLCAALAHGTSTLMNAASEPHVQEFCQFMQMLGARLEGLGTSRLTIHGVKSLGGGEFTFAEDFHEIVTFLALGAITGGDVRVKNSHPEQFPLIDRTFAKFGVQIIHEDGWSRSVVDGKLKVKEPFTRNILQKVEAAPWPYLPVDLLPIFVALGVKAEGSVMFWNKVYDGAMGWTTELSKFGAHAFLSDPHRMVTFGGKTLSPAEVESPYIIRVAIALLMVAASIPGKSTIRNATPVRRAHPQFAENITRLGAKVEWVEGD
- a CDS encoding TIGR02285 family protein; this encodes MGRGRLTRSLRRAIGSARALALNTRSGAAITAALLVALVPTQVRATVAQPPSMPATIRWLVQDLPPHFSFRDGRAPQRPDELGQGEVDGFLRVLIARMPQFRHELVELSLPRFQAQVRQGETLCTVLHVRTPERLQWLYFTPLHPPMMSRQIHVIVRRDDLARFEAGGQPLKLADLMQRRELVGLLPRNRSYGPRIDQLLASRPDTAPRAVVAGRGANLLAMLKAGRMDYTLDYPASVDEFMTQHPGPPELAKLPLAEGRSTMVAVSACSRTPDGRRAIEAIDRTVREMAADPQREQWIRSWRGGATLDADDHQRLRRYLDERGRGPAQID
- a CDS encoding pseudouridine synthase: MARPPKLALPLREGVAASALACPPGPWPLVLDYLAERLPLVTRADWAERLRRGDVLDDQGHALAPEALYQPHRRLYYWRWLADEPEIPFEAQILHLDEHLLVADKPHFLPVTPKGRYVRETLLTRLRRATGLADLSPIHRLDRETAGLTLFSVQPGSRDAYQRLFRDRAVEKVYEAVAGWREDLSLPLSLATRLEEHPVDFMQMRTVDGEPNAFTHIALIERLGPTLARYELRPHSGVKHQLRAQMDSLGLPLRGDRIYPVLQPVEETPDFSRPLQLLAREIGFVDPLSGATRRFRTGLRLADIA
- a CDS encoding GGDEF domain-containing protein, whose product is MTFKAISISVGARTMVALFALGLLLIVMSSGWQLREETQRRAAQLDQELRAIPALYGGPLTLSIEQRPDEVLGLLHQILQRHGLQSVELLTQTGEQYRAQSDTADGEPGPRTEFTLGQAGALRIQAPVASMGNTLRHDPLLRSTLIHLLLVIALALIGAAMLDRWLLRRLRRLSEEASRFDPTLPPQSLSWLEPDDHPPTELLRLEQAFAHVHTSLGDELQREQSRGRQLRDEVERQHQRLEQAERSLDAKRRELAQLERHDALTGASNRREFEIALRREFKRAQRDQGRLALAVLDVDDLKPYNQHHGRPAGDEVLKALARVLREQFQRDTDLVARLGGEEFVVLLPGLDLDTAQGLLEGMRERWRELAIPHGARPSARGRHGDADIVTLSLGLAAYQPGHPYMSPQALMQAADEALYLAKHTGRDRLCLAS